In one Pseudomonas sp. Bout1 genomic region, the following are encoded:
- the punC gene encoding purine nucleoside transporter PunC, with product MKNSFGFTWYLAGLSMLGYLAMDMYLPAFGAMGEQLQISPGAVGASLSIFLAGFAVGQLLWGPLSDRLGRKPILLTGLSLFVLGCLGMFWVETAPQLLALRFVQAIGVCSAAVSWQALVIDRYPADKAHRVFAGIMPLMSLSPALAPLLGALMLNHWGWQAIFGVLLVVALLLLLPTLFLKPLPKRLTTDAEPSRLGYGQLLKSRVFTGNVMIFAACSASFFAWLTASPFILGGMGYSPNDIGLSYVLPTLSFLIGGYSCRSALQRFQGKTLLPWLLLAYCISMVALYLVATMTVPTLTTLLIPFCLMALVNGASYPIVVANALMPFAENSGKAAALQNTLQLGLCFLASLVVSSMIDQPLLITAIVMLATAPLAVLGYWLARPKGSDSELAPA from the coding sequence ATGAAAAATTCTTTTGGATTCACGTGGTACCTGGCGGGGTTGAGCATGCTCGGCTATCTGGCCATGGATATGTACTTGCCGGCGTTTGGCGCCATGGGCGAGCAATTGCAGATTTCTCCCGGCGCGGTGGGCGCGAGCCTGAGCATTTTCCTCGCCGGCTTCGCCGTGGGGCAGTTGTTGTGGGGGCCGCTTTCCGACCGGCTGGGGCGCAAGCCGATCCTGCTCACCGGCCTCTCTTTGTTTGTACTCGGTTGCCTGGGTATGTTCTGGGTCGAGACCGCACCGCAGCTGCTGGCCTTGCGTTTTGTGCAGGCGATTGGCGTGTGTTCCGCCGCCGTCAGCTGGCAGGCGCTGGTAATTGACCGCTACCCGGCAGACAAGGCGCATCGGGTTTTTGCCGGAATCATGCCGCTGATGTCGCTGTCACCGGCCCTCGCGCCACTGCTGGGGGCGTTGATGTTGAATCACTGGGGCTGGCAGGCGATTTTCGGCGTGTTATTGGTGGTGGCGCTGTTGCTACTGTTGCCGACATTGTTTCTCAAACCGCTGCCGAAACGCCTGACAACCGATGCAGAACCTTCCCGTCTCGGCTATGGGCAATTGCTTAAGTCGCGGGTGTTCACCGGCAACGTGATGATCTTTGCCGCGTGCTCGGCCAGTTTCTTCGCCTGGCTCACCGCCTCGCCGTTCATCCTCGGCGGCATGGGCTACAGCCCCAACGACATCGGCTTGAGCTACGTATTGCCGACGCTGTCGTTCCTGATCGGTGGCTACAGTTGCCGCAGCGCGTTGCAGCGGTTTCAGGGCAAGACCTTGTTGCCATGGCTGCTGCTGGCGTATTGCATCAGCATGGTGGCGCTGTATCTGGTTGCGACCATGACCGTGCCGACGCTCACCACCTTGCTGATTCCATTCTGCCTGATGGCGCTGGTCAACGGCGCCAGCTACCCGATCGTGGTGGCGAATGCGCTGATGCCGTTTGCGGAAAATTCCGGCAAAGCGGCGGCCTTGCAGAACACCTTGCAATTGGGCCTGTGCTTTCTCGCGAGCTTGGTCGTGTCGTCGATGATCGACCAGCCGCTGCTGATCACTGCGATCGTGATGCTGGCGACCGCGCCATTGGCCGTGTTGGGCTACTGGCTGGCGCGGCCGAAGGGTAGTGACTCGGAACTTGCACCTGCTTGA